A region of the Salvia splendens isolate huo1 chromosome 11, SspV2, whole genome shotgun sequence genome:
AATTCTGGATGTTCTTCATCAATCAAGAACACAACAAACACAACAAAAAGGTTAGGGCTGATGCATACCTTTTCAGCACAGAGAAAATAGTGTTTGTGCCAATAATCAGATTTGTGATGTTATGTGGAGTTTCACTATCATTTGCTTATAGTATCTTGATTGATCTGAAGTTAGTGTTTGTTCCATGACAGGGAAATCTGTAGCCAAGAAAGGCGATAGATTCCTCGATACTCAAAAGGATTCGTTGAAGGAGAAGGAGACTGctgcagctgcagctgcagAACATATAACAAGGCCACCATCAAGTTTCACCAGGAGGTCTCCAATACGCTCTCTGTCAAGCCCTAGAAAACAAGTTCAGTCACCTACTATCGCAATTCCAAGGGATGAAACTGAGCTGACAAATGAAACATCACAAATAGACGATGACAGTGATCATCAAGCCGTAAAGTTGGCAGAAATGAAACTTCCCGAGCTAAAAGAAGTTGCCAAATCCAAAGGGATCAAGGGCTATTCCAAACTCAAGAAGAGCGAGCTCGTAGAGCTCCTAAGCAAGTCGCTGACTGACGCCTCTCCTTGAATCTAAGTTGTTCAATGACTGTTAATGCTTGAACTTACCTTAACTTTCAACCTTTTTCCATTTCCATATTCATTAATTTGTAGAAGGGCGCTTTAGTCTGTCAAGAATTCTCCATTTGCTTCCATTTTTATGTATTCCCAACACATTTTGATTAATTGATATGGCCATTGCTGATCTCTGATGGTTCTTGATTGAAGCTACTGAGTGTTTCAGAAACAGGAAAATCAGAACAAATTTACTCGAAAAAACCAAGGGAGAATGAATGCTATAACTAAACAAGCCATCAAAAAATTACAAAGTGGCTGCCCCTGCAAACATCTTCTGTTTCCATCTGAAGAACTGCTGTTGCTCCCGTCGCTCCATCTCCTCTCGCTCCACTCCTCCACGAAGCTGCTGTCAACTGCGCCACTCACATTTCTTGCAGCCTCGCCACATATTTCACACAATCTACAACCCAAATTCAAGAAATCAAAACTCATCATGAAGCAACTAGCAAACAACAAAACTAAACAGAAGTGGCCAAACAGAGTTACTCACCTGTTCCCTTTAACTCTAAACCAAGCCTCGCCGCATTGCAAGTGAGCAAATCCAAGCTCACCTTTACACCCGCATCCAAGCTCTATCAACTCAGCTCCGCTCTTCCCAATCTCCTTCGCACTCAAATGGCACACTCTACAGACCCTCTCGTTCCCCGCCACAGCCTCCACCATCGAGCCAGACGAACATGCCTCCCCATTCTCCACATCCACCACAGATGTCTCCTTTCCTCCTATTGCAATCACAAATTCCAAATTTCTTGAACTATCACAGTCTTCACTCTTATCTCTCAGTTCTTGATCCATAGCCTCTCTTACACAACCAAATCACAATGTCAATGTATGTATATGATCAGCTTACATGACATACTTTTCTTGACCAAAGATAGTGGAGTTCCATATTCTTTGAGAAGTTGACTCATCTCTCTCTAATCTACATATTCTCTGAGAGGCTGagtaatagtactatataatgAAACAACTTATTCTGTCAGAGACCATTAAATGTTGATATATAACATATTCTGAAGCAGACATGAATTATTGGGTTGTTATAAGTTACTCTAATTTGGAATATTTTGCTTACAATAATCACACAATTTTAGTGCAAATAAAAGACTGCATAGTGTATATGGCTATAGACAACTGTATTGTGTAAGGCTGGCATTGATCATTACAATTGTAGTTTGGGAGAGAGAAACCAAGCAACATCGACATCTATGTAGAGAATGTGGTTTGTACAGTAGAATACACATTTtggagttttgtttttttatgtgaTTAGTAGTTATTAACAAGTTGTACATGTCTTTCAAATCAAATCATTGAATTCTCTTAGTAAATGATTCAAGGTATCAGTCAATTCTATAATGCCATCAGTTTAGATATATATTCCAATTTCCAACTACTAAAATTTAAGTCTGCACCAAACATGGAAATATTGATGTTgtattttttggatttaaatATTGATGTCTTTAAAGATATTAACATATTCTAGATAACTGGATAGACACTTAACCACTCAACCGGATGATTATTTTATGACCCCtcacaatttttttataatgcaaaattttaaaaattccttcacaataattattatcagcatagtagtactatatagtTAGGGTGCATTTTTGGATGGGCCGGATCAGCCCAAATGTTGTAAAGCCCACAGGCGTAAAATAGATCGAATTTAAACGGTAGTTGAGTCAGTTGAAAAGGGCCCGCGAAAGTGTCAACTTTATGTTAGCCAAAAACAAAGCCTTTTTGAGTGGCCAAGCCTTCTTTTTTTCCCTCAAATTCTTCGAAACAAAGCAtggagattttttttaaaaatatttaccaACTCTGTTTGGTAGAGAGTTGCTTTTTGCCAATGTGattttttcttgaaaatacatttctaagaatatttatttatccaatattaataatagtatgTTATACCAACTGAAACTTAACTTGCAATCCCTGCTTATTCTTGATGTTTCTGCTTCATCTAATCCCATTGCTCCATTTTCCCACCAAACCTCCATTTTTTCCTCATGAATATCATCTCACACAAAAGAAAGTGGAAGAAATAAAATCAAAGCTACAAAGTTTGGTGTGTTCATGCATTCTTGGGCTGATAATGTGTCTAaagattagtttttttttcactGTGATCTTACT
Encoded here:
- the LOC121753782 gene encoding SAP-like protein BP-73 isoform X1; amino-acid sequence: MGGCLLNPHSVLQFPSLSAFAPLRFRQPYFSIKEISDRSLVLSIRADDGKKGMHNKKNPYSGRAPKTDGADDGAQSSSLSPNKEEILALFKRIQSSISKGESVNPKKRTPKTAEDRLSPSPSTSAESILDVLHQSRTQQTQQKGKSVAKKGDRFLDTQKDSLKEKETAAAAAAEHITRPPSSFTRRSPIRSLSSPRKQVQSPTIAIPRDETELTNETSQIDDDSDHQAVKLAEMKLPELKEVAKSKGIKGYSKLKKSELVELLSKSLTDASP
- the LOC121753782 gene encoding SAP-like protein BP-73 isoform X2, translating into MHNKKNPYSGRAPKTDGADDGAQSSSLSPNKEEILALFKRIQSSISKGESVNPKKRTPKTAEDRLSPSPSTSAESILDVLHQSRTQQTQQKGKSVAKKGDRFLDTQKDSLKEKETAAAAAAEHITRPPSSFTRRSPIRSLSSPRKQVQSPTIAIPRDETELTNETSQIDDDSDHQAVKLAEMKLPELKEVAKSKGIKGYSKLKKSELVELLSKSLTDASP
- the LOC121753784 gene encoding E3 ubiquitin-protein ligase MARCHF8-like; this encodes MDQELRDKSEDCDSSRNLEFVIAIGGKETSVVDVENGEACSSGSMVEAVAGNERVCRVCHLSAKEIGKSGAELIELGCGCKGELGFAHLQCGEAWFRVKGNRLCEICGEAARNVSGAVDSSFVEEWSERRWSDGSNSSSSDGNRRCLQGQPLCNFLMACLVIAFILPWFFRVNLF